GGGAAATATTTTTTAATGCCTCAACCCTTGAGGCTTTTAGAAAATAGGTCTTGCTAATGTTTTTAAGCTCAATCATCGTTTATTTTACCTTCACCCTCATCCCCTCCCTTATTTCTTCCTCATATTGGATAACCACCATTTCGCCTTGCTTTAGCCCTGAGAGAATCTCAATGCTATCTGTGGTTGATTCGCCTACCTCTATTTTCTTTTTCCTTATTTTTCCTTTTTCAACCACTAAGACAGAATCCTCCTCATACAATGCCTCAGGTGGGATAACCAGGGATTCCTTTTCCTTTTCTTTTATAATAATATCGCAGGATAATTCCATCCCCTCCCTTAATCCGCTTGGGTCTTTAATTAAAGATACCATCTCCCATCCCTCTTGTTCTTCCTTTTGCTCTTTTGTAGAAGCAGAGGTAACCTTAAGCACAATGCCTTTAAACCTTTTTCCCAAGGCCTCTGAATAAAGCTCTGTCTTTTGACCGTATTTTACCAAAAAGAAGTTTGTCTCCTTTAAAGAGCCCCTTGCCACAAGCTCATCGGTTGAAGCAAGAGATAAGAGTATGCTTCCAATCTCTACTTTACTATTCTTTTCAACATTTATCTTCTTAATAACCCCAGAGATAGGCGAGATAACCCTACAGCCTTCAAGTTGCTTCTTTAATTCATCTATCTTTAAAAGGCTATCCTTGATATTTACATTTGTCTCTTTCTTTTCATCAATAAGCCTCTTTAAAAGCTCATCCTTTTCACGGATGGCCTTATTTAGGCTTATTTCCTGCCTCTTTACCTCAAGCTCCTTTGCCTCTTGCTCCCTAAAAGCAACTGCCTTCTTTGAGTATAAGCTCTTTGCATCCTCAAGTTCATCCTTTGCCCTCTTTTTTTCCCATTCTAGCCTCTTTATCTCCTCATCTTTATCAATTACCTCAG
This sequence is a window from bacterium. Protein-coding genes within it:
- a CDS encoding efflux RND transporter periplasmic adaptor subunit, which translates into the protein MLIKRIFFSFLFIIIGWMLCSLYNTMKKKEEIPLVTTITVKRERLKEKISLSTKVSLKDIINLTSFANSFVEKIYVKQADVIEEGSLLIELKKDELLNSLRKEELNLEKQRKREAQLEDIPNHPEVIDKDEEIKRLEWEKKRAKDELEDAKSLYSKKAVAFREQEAKELEVKRQEISLNKAIREKDELLKRLIDEKKETNVNIKDSLLKIDELKKQLEGCRVISPISGVIKKINVEKNSKVEIGSILLSLASTDELVARGSLKETNFFLVKYGQKTELYSEALGKRFKGIVLKVTSASTKEQKEEQEGWEMVSLIKDPSGLREGMELSCDIIIKEKEKESLVIPPEALYEEDSVLVVEKGKIRKKKIEVGESTTDSIEILSGLKQGEMVVIQYEEEIREGMRVKVK